A DNA window from Luteolibacter luteus contains the following coding sequences:
- a CDS encoding PEP-CTERM sorting domain-containing protein yields the protein MKNPLVSSLIAYGFLTLASQAALIATENFDYVDGSVAGQTGGTGWNYERNDEAGAPAQSPSTWNSAFGSHQIVSSTLVTNGGGVLREFGGSTEGIGATNEQEGAFRASGVMFFSTSITVAEMLPEGQNQWAGVSSFDFGEERIFFGMPGQTGTTRFFGIAAPGFGADTIGSIPVVAGTTYTIVGMLDFDNDQLGLWVNPDGDDTAATFDVSKAYNGGNWSTSLRWASGTSVAWDNVRVGTTFGDVVPEPSTPLLALGAAGVFFLIRRRH from the coding sequence GTGAAGAACCCCCTTGTTTCCTCCCTGATTGCGTACGGATTTCTCACCCTCGCCAGCCAGGCAGCCCTCATTGCCACCGAGAATTTCGACTATGTCGACGGCTCCGTGGCCGGCCAGACCGGAGGCACCGGCTGGAATTATGAACGGAACGACGAGGCGGGCGCACCGGCGCAGTCTCCCTCAACCTGGAACAGCGCCTTTGGCTCGCACCAGATCGTTTCGTCCACCCTTGTGACCAACGGCGGAGGTGTACTCCGCGAATTTGGCGGCTCCACCGAAGGGATCGGAGCGACCAATGAGCAGGAGGGTGCCTTCCGGGCGTCCGGAGTGATGTTCTTCTCCACCTCCATCACGGTGGCTGAGATGCTGCCGGAGGGCCAAAACCAGTGGGCCGGGGTAAGCAGCTTCGACTTCGGTGAGGAGCGGATCTTCTTCGGCATGCCGGGACAAACCGGCACCACGCGTTTCTTCGGAATCGCGGCACCGGGATTCGGGGCGGATACGATCGGCAGCATCCCGGTGGTGGCAGGCACCACGTATACGATCGTGGGGATGCTGGATTTCGACAATGACCAGCTGGGCCTCTGGGTGAATCCGGATGGCGACGACACGGCGGCGACCTTCGACGTTTCGAAAGCCTACAACGGCGGCAACTGGTCGACCTCCCTGCGCTGGGCCTCCGGCACCTCGGTGGCTTGGGACAACGTCCGTGTTGGAACGACCTTCGGAGACGTGGTGCCGGAGCCATCGACCCCGCTCCTAGCCCTCGGGGCGGCCGGCGTCTTCTTCCTCATCCGCCGTCGTCACTGA
- a CDS encoding glycoside hydrolase family 172 protein, whose product MKTLPLLASVALLATSSPLLAETVADIFRITGGSSTTRANFHPVEIPKGGEHVLADLEGPGKITYFYITDDTVGKWYPGLVLKIHWDESKDPSIEIPLADFFGAIGGRATVYESSFMQVNQACFMCYLPMPFSKRARFVLHNDGDRDYRQKVAYGIDSEQDPAFAQEKSRLHASWRRGNPVKGGRHLLMEAEGRGHYVGGFLQAVSRQHHIWFGEGDTIFTIDGRTFVHSPGTEDEYGSCWASPAWPTYNTSVCGHVLNDNGANRMYRWYLANPARFQKGIKVEIQNQHLNGTPTSEDADDYTSVAFWYQEDSRKATPLPSFEERQLPSFDVNEKSD is encoded by the coding sequence GTGAAGACCCTTCCCCTCCTCGCCTCCGTGGCTCTGCTCGCAACCAGCAGCCCGCTTCTTGCCGAAACCGTTGCGGACATCTTCCGCATCACCGGCGGCAGTTCGACGACACGGGCGAATTTCCATCCCGTCGAAATCCCGAAAGGCGGCGAGCATGTGCTCGCAGATCTGGAGGGTCCGGGCAAAATCACCTACTTCTACATCACAGATGACACCGTTGGAAAGTGGTACCCGGGACTCGTATTGAAAATCCATTGGGACGAATCCAAAGACCCGAGCATTGAGATCCCGCTCGCCGACTTCTTCGGCGCGATCGGCGGCAGGGCGACGGTTTATGAATCATCCTTCATGCAGGTGAACCAAGCCTGCTTCATGTGCTACCTGCCGATGCCTTTCTCAAAACGAGCCCGCTTCGTCCTGCACAACGATGGAGATCGCGACTACCGGCAGAAGGTGGCCTATGGCATCGACAGCGAGCAAGATCCCGCCTTCGCGCAGGAGAAAAGCCGCCTCCACGCTTCATGGCGTCGTGGCAACCCGGTGAAAGGCGGGAGGCATCTCCTGATGGAGGCAGAAGGACGCGGCCACTATGTCGGGGGCTTTCTTCAAGCGGTATCCCGCCAACATCACATCTGGTTTGGAGAGGGCGACACGATCTTCACGATCGATGGCAGGACCTTCGTGCACTCACCGGGAACGGAGGACGAGTATGGCTCATGCTGGGCCAGCCCGGCATGGCCGACCTACAACACTTCCGTATGTGGACACGTCCTCAACGATAATGGGGCAAACCGGATGTATCGCTGGTATCTGGCGAACCCCGCGCGTTTCCAGAAAGGCATCAAGGTCGAAATTCAAAACCAGCATCTGAACGGCACCCCGACCTCGGAGGACGCCGATGACTACACCAGCGTGGCCTTCTGGTATCAGGAAGACAGCCGCAAGGCTACCCCGCTCCCGAGCTTTGAAGAGCGCCAACTCCCCAGCTTCGACGTCAACGAGAAATCGGACTAA
- a CDS encoding RNA polymerase sigma factor produces MIDDISMSEGPGLAGLTASTERFEELLVALQPRLLLYIKSLVSNHHEAEDLLQRSNLILWRKRENFEPGSNFRAWAFAIARLEVCNQLRQLRRDQRVFADHEEDFALAESARPPESEIVNPEALNALRDCLKRLPSHDQELVLMRYATDRTLGDYAKDLNRRPGTLKARLFKIRENLRRSIEDELRRRENRLSPISR; encoded by the coding sequence ATGATCGACGATATCTCCATGTCAGAGGGCCCGGGATTGGCGGGCCTCACGGCCTCGACCGAGAGGTTCGAGGAATTGCTGGTCGCTCTCCAGCCCCGGCTCTTGCTTTATATCAAATCGCTGGTTTCAAATCACCATGAAGCGGAGGATCTGCTGCAGAGAAGCAACCTGATCCTGTGGAGGAAGCGGGAGAACTTCGAGCCTGGATCGAACTTCCGGGCTTGGGCATTTGCAATCGCGCGCTTGGAAGTGTGCAATCAACTGCGGCAGCTGCGGCGGGATCAGCGGGTGTTCGCAGACCATGAGGAGGATTTCGCTTTGGCTGAAAGCGCGCGTCCCCCGGAGAGCGAGATCGTGAATCCCGAGGCGCTGAACGCTCTGCGGGACTGTCTGAAGCGCTTGCCTTCGCATGACCAAGAGCTGGTCCTGATGCGATATGCTACGGATAGGACCCTGGGTGACTACGCGAAGGATCTCAACCGCAGGCCCGGAACGCTTAAGGCTCGTCTCTTCAAGATCCGAGAAAATCTGAGGAGGAGCATCGAGGATGAATTGAGGAGGCGGGAGAATCGGCTTAGTCCGATTTCTCGTTGA